Proteins encoded in a region of the Paenibacillus sp. E222 genome:
- a CDS encoding PLP-dependent aminotransferase family protein — translation MYSDLQLTEDRPVYIQVKDYMKRLMLKGGLQAKQKLPSTRELSTLMKVSRSTILLAYAELEEEGLIYAVKGKGNYVSSTIDAPEATSGWQLDWNERVSDYAIQAEQYDLMKHGSGSERGEISFTSIAPDEKLFDMHNVKRAFLDRMSLEGEVLLNYGYAQGYRPLMKYLLQYMENKGVDLSGKDILITNGFTEGFDMVLGALRKQSGRALCENPTHHTAVKNLRLHQFHLTGVDMESDGLDLKQLERELAANPYDLAYLVPSYHNPTGIVTSPAKRTEIIRLMNHYHVPIIEDGFNEELRYSGSHVSPLIASVGKGNGLVYLGSFSKVLFPGLRVGWVIADAALIDYLESMKRARSIHTSTLDQSLLYQYLSNGNFEKYLKRARTEYKRKYELVVRCLRQYLPMCRVSGEGGLHLFVQFPPEYRTRELLAACKAKGVTFMPGDTFYLEPGQGQNTMRLGFSRVSDENIRKGIRIIGETVAQMR, via the coding sequence ATGTATTCCGATCTGCAACTGACGGAGGACCGCCCTGTATATATACAAGTCAAAGATTATATGAAGCGATTGATGCTCAAAGGCGGCCTGCAAGCCAAACAAAAGCTCCCTTCCACCCGCGAACTCAGCACACTCATGAAAGTAAGCCGCAGCACGATTCTGCTGGCCTATGCTGAACTTGAGGAGGAAGGCCTGATCTACGCGGTCAAAGGCAAAGGCAATTACGTAAGTTCCACCATCGATGCACCTGAGGCAACTTCCGGGTGGCAGCTGGACTGGAACGAACGTGTCAGCGACTACGCAATCCAGGCAGAGCAGTATGATCTGATGAAGCATGGCTCTGGCTCGGAGCGCGGTGAGATTTCATTTACCAGCATCGCGCCCGATGAGAAGCTGTTCGACATGCATAATGTCAAAAGAGCCTTCCTCGACCGAATGTCGCTTGAAGGGGAAGTGCTGCTGAATTACGGATATGCGCAAGGCTACAGGCCTCTTATGAAGTATCTGCTGCAATATATGGAAAATAAAGGTGTCGACCTATCCGGCAAGGATATTCTGATTACCAACGGATTTACGGAAGGTTTTGATATGGTACTGGGCGCACTTCGCAAACAAAGCGGCAGGGCTCTGTGTGAAAACCCGACACATCATACCGCTGTTAAAAATCTGAGACTTCATCAATTCCATCTCACTGGTGTGGATATGGAATCAGATGGTCTGGACCTGAAGCAGTTGGAACGGGAACTTGCAGCAAACCCGTATGATCTGGCCTACCTTGTGCCCTCCTACCACAATCCAACCGGGATCGTCACATCACCTGCCAAACGGACAGAGATCATTCGGCTGATGAACCATTACCATGTGCCGATAATTGAAGACGGCTTTAACGAGGAACTGCGCTATTCCGGTTCCCATGTCTCCCCTCTGATTGCCAGTGTGGGCAAAGGGAACGGACTCGTGTATCTGGGCAGTTTCTCCAAGGTATTGTTTCCGGGATTGCGCGTAGGCTGGGTCATTGCGGATGCGGCACTGATTGATTATCTGGAAAGCATGAAACGGGCGCGCAGCATTCATACCTCGACGCTGGATCAGTCCCTGCTCTATCAGTATCTGAGCAACGGCAATTTCGAGAAATATTTGAAGCGGGCTCGCACAGAGTACAAGCGAAAATATGAGCTGGTCGTCCGCTGCTTGCGGCAGTATCTGCCGATGTGCCGGGTTTCCGGCGAAGGCGGACTTCACCTGTTCGTACAATTCCCACCAGAATACCGCACGAGGGAGCTGCTGGCGGCTTGCAAGGCAAAAGGCGTTACCTTCATGCCCGGGGATACTTTTTATCTTGAACCTGGCCAGGGACAAAACACAATGCGTTTGGGCTTCTCCCGGGTCAGCGATGAGAATATTCGCAAAGGCATTCGCATCATTGGTGAGACGGTTGCTCAAATGAGATGA
- a CDS encoding nucleotide excision repair endonuclease: MINITVPTPDVIITKQADPQLSHIYGFTDFHLITREKGGIFMFYNADDELLFVGKARKLRPRIKKHFEDTVSPMKSHREEVTTIEVCVIEDPVDREIYETYIINTMRAKYNADKVLYK, from the coding sequence TTGATTAATATTACTGTGCCAACACCAGATGTCATCATCACGAAGCAGGCTGATCCACAGCTTAGCCACATTTATGGATTCACCGATTTCCACCTGATTACACGAGAAAAAGGTGGTATCTTCATGTTTTACAATGCCGATGATGAGTTGTTATTTGTCGGGAAAGCACGAAAATTAAGACCGCGCATCAAGAAACATTTTGAAGATACGGTATCACCAATGAAGTCACACCGCGAGGAAGTAACCACCATCGAAGTATGCGTTATTGAAGATCCGGTGGATCGCGAAATTTACGAGACCTATATCATCAACACGATGCGTGCGAAATACAATGCAGATAAAGTGTTGTACAAATAA
- a CDS encoding Bax inhibitor-1/YccA family protein, with product MIGRSGNPTLKDSTFEDSRGYGDDRYQTRMTINGTVNKAFITLVILLGSAFASWMMFFNGQEVLPLAYGGAIVGFILALIISFKPVAAPYLVPIYAVAEGMFLGALSATYEYLYNGITLQAALLTMAVFIALLMAYKTRLIKATENFKLGVVAATGGIMIMYLLSFVLGLFGITVPYLHDNSLIGIGISVVIVIVAALNLVLDFDFIESGADNGAPKYMEWYGAFGLMVTLVWLYIEIIRLLGKLRSRD from the coding sequence TTGATCGGACGTAGCGGTAACCCCACACTCAAAGATAGTACGTTTGAAGACTCCAGAGGATATGGAGATGATCGGTATCAAACCAGAATGACGATCAACGGTACAGTAAACAAGGCGTTTATTACGCTGGTAATCCTGCTGGGCAGTGCATTTGCATCCTGGATGATGTTTTTCAATGGGCAGGAAGTGCTTCCTCTTGCATATGGAGGGGCGATCGTCGGATTTATCCTCGCATTGATTATTTCGTTTAAACCTGTTGCAGCGCCGTACCTTGTGCCGATCTACGCCGTGGCAGAAGGGATGTTCCTCGGTGCACTCTCGGCTACGTATGAATACTTGTATAACGGCATTACGCTGCAAGCCGCTTTGCTGACCATGGCTGTGTTTATTGCTCTGCTGATGGCATACAAGACCAGATTGATCAAAGCTACGGAGAATTTCAAGCTGGGGGTTGTGGCAGCAACCGGAGGTATTATGATTATGTATCTCCTCAGTTTTGTGCTTGGTTTGTTCGGGATTACCGTTCCCTATCTTCATGACAACAGCCTGATCGGAATCGGCATTTCTGTCGTCATCGTTATTGTGGCTGCGCTGAATCTGGTACTTGATTTTGATTTTATTGAAAGTGGTGCCGACAACGGTGCTCCGAAATATATGGAGTGGTACGGTGCATTTGGATTGATGGTTACGCTGGTATGGCTGTATATTGAAATTATTCGTCTGCTCGGGAAGCTGCGGAGCCGGGATTAA
- a CDS encoding 4'-phosphopantetheinyl transferase superfamily protein, producing the protein MITIQVLQVPAELPEAYWNLFLSRVSEERRGQASRFVHQADAYRSVLGEVLTRVTLSKLTGLRPEELSFTRNKYGKPALSQHADVQFNVSHSGDWIALISGGDADLGVDVEKMAPIDMKIAERFFSLTESQFLDAEPTEMQLETFYRLWTLKESYIKAVGMGLSMPLDSFSMIRNADGNWHSPEAAAYPFLSLRLDHGHMLAACSAGEALPTQPDIITIEELYQALL; encoded by the coding sequence ATGATAACGATTCAAGTTCTTCAAGTTCCGGCAGAATTGCCGGAGGCATACTGGAACCTTTTTCTGTCCCGGGTATCTGAGGAAAGACGAGGACAAGCTTCACGTTTTGTACATCAGGCGGATGCCTATCGCTCTGTTCTGGGTGAAGTGTTGACCCGTGTGACGCTGAGCAAGTTGACTGGCCTAAGGCCAGAAGAACTTTCCTTTACCCGTAACAAATACGGCAAACCTGCACTCAGTCAGCATGCAGATGTTCAATTTAATGTCTCGCACTCCGGCGATTGGATTGCTTTAATCTCTGGCGGTGACGCTGATCTAGGTGTAGATGTGGAAAAAATGGCGCCCATCGATATGAAGATTGCGGAGCGATTCTTCTCTCTCACGGAGAGTCAATTTCTGGATGCGGAGCCCACTGAGATGCAGCTGGAAACCTTTTACCGTCTATGGACGTTAAAGGAAAGCTACATCAAGGCCGTAGGCATGGGCCTGTCCATGCCACTTGATTCATTCTCCATGATCCGTAATGCTGACGGGAACTGGCACTCGCCAGAAGCAGCCGCTTATCCATTCCTCAGCCTGCGACTGGATCATGGGCATATGTTAGCAGCTTGTTCCGCAGGAGAAGCTTTACCTACCCAGCCGGATATCATCACAATCGAAGAGTTGTATCAGGCATTATTATGA
- a CDS encoding arylamine N-acetyltransferase → MNVTLTPSEIQAYLKRIGIHNIKEPTLEFLSEIQQAHVQYLSWQTVDIFAGRPAGIDLQESVQLILQGRSGYCFHLNGAFSVLLRSLAYTVHWHRAGVQPYGEQPRVNSFHLGLSVSLPDADPNVERWIVDVGLGGMPFEPLPLRYGTYGSAPFTYTLMPSSVAPGGWRLEYEPNGPSEGVDFAPEELTSLEEFIPKHEFYSQSADSPWHNAFLLRQRHALQSNELRGCMLRTHDREGIRKKEIQTYTEWKDVLAEKFHEPLVNYTEVERNEMWGRVQAAHEEWKRTKQV, encoded by the coding sequence ATGAATGTTACATTGACTCCGTCTGAAATACAGGCCTACCTGAAACGGATAGGCATTCATAATATCAAGGAACCCACCCTGGAATTCCTATCCGAAATCCAGCAGGCACATGTGCAGTATCTATCCTGGCAAACGGTCGATATTTTTGCAGGTCGGCCTGCGGGTATTGATCTTCAAGAATCGGTCCAGCTTATATTGCAAGGCCGCAGTGGTTACTGTTTTCATCTGAATGGCGCATTCAGCGTTCTGCTTCGCTCTCTGGCATATACGGTGCATTGGCATCGTGCCGGAGTTCAGCCATATGGAGAGCAGCCACGTGTGAACTCGTTCCATCTCGGTCTGTCGGTCTCTTTGCCAGATGCAGATCCGAATGTGGAACGTTGGATTGTGGATGTCGGTCTGGGTGGCATGCCCTTCGAACCGCTCCCTCTTCGTTATGGAACCTATGGATCGGCCCCGTTTACTTATACATTAATGCCTTCATCTGTTGCTCCTGGCGGATGGAGACTTGAATATGAGCCCAACGGGCCAAGTGAGGGTGTCGACTTCGCTCCCGAAGAGCTTACCAGCCTGGAAGAGTTCATTCCCAAGCATGAATTCTACAGCCAATCAGCCGATTCGCCCTGGCATAACGCATTTTTGCTCCGTCAAAGGCATGCTCTCCAAAGCAACGAACTACGTGGATGTATGCTCCGGACGCATGACCGTGAAGGTATCCGCAAAAAGGAAATTCAAACCTACACCGAGTGGAAAGACGTATTGGCTGAGAAATTCCACGAACCGTTGGTGAATTACACAGAAGTGGAACGCAATGAAATGTGGGGACGGGTACAGGCTGCACATGAAGAATGGAAAAGAACAAAGCAGGTATGA
- the greA gene encoding transcription elongation factor GreA: MANDEVILTQEGLEKLEDELRDLKTVKRKELAARLKLAISYGDLKENSEYHSAKDDQAFMETRILILEKMLTKARVITSDNIDSNKVSIGSTILLNDIEFAEKIEYMLVGPAEADVADNKISYESPLGKELMGKEVGSVIHVNAPMGIIKYELLEIKI; the protein is encoded by the coding sequence ATGGCTAATGATGAAGTGATTTTGACACAGGAAGGCTTGGAAAAGCTGGAGGACGAACTGAGGGATTTAAAGACGGTGAAGCGTAAGGAACTGGCGGCGCGTCTGAAACTCGCGATCAGTTACGGTGACCTGAAGGAAAATAGTGAGTATCATTCAGCCAAAGATGATCAGGCTTTTATGGAAACCCGCATTTTGATTCTGGAGAAAATGCTGACCAAAGCAAGAGTCATCACTTCGGACAATATCGACTCGAACAAAGTAAGCATTGGCTCAACCATTCTGCTGAATGATATCGAATTCGCCGAGAAGATTGAATACATGCTGGTGGGTCCGGCCGAGGCGGATGTTGCCGATAACAAAATATCGTACGAAAGCCCGCTTGGCAAAGAACTGATGGGCAAAGAAGTAGGCAGTGTCATTCATGTCAATGCGCCGATGGGCATTATCAAATATGAGTTGCTTGAAATTAAAATTTAA
- a CDS encoding sodium-dependent transporter, which translates to MNFSKSNNSNLNQEGPGKGERFSQAGFILAAIGSSVGLGNMWKFPYITGENGGAAFFLLFIVCLLLIGLPVLLAELAIGRSGRGSAATAFIKAGGQKGWLAAGLLQVLTPFIILSFYVIIAGWTLQYAVTSFSGTLYNNPDYAGQFGDFVGGYMPIVWQLISVLITGWIVAKGVSNGIEKFNKVLIPAMLVLLIILMVRAVTLPGAGAGVSFFLNPDFSQLTTESALVALGHAFFSLSLGMGILVTYGSYVDKNQSLGAATVAVGAGDLIYAFIAGLIIFPTTFSFGIAPDQGPSLIFIALPAAFSAMPLGFVFGGLFFVLLAIAALTSAVSLLEVPVKYFMERLSWGRSRAVWTISLAVFIVGLPSVLSLGLLPEWTIGSKSVFDWMDFVASNILLPIGGLLVTIFAGYFWKKAAEASGLRAGWFRVWLFMLRYVAPILVLLVLLHTSGIIHF; encoded by the coding sequence ATGAATTTCAGTAAGTCCAATAATTCCAATTTGAATCAAGAAGGACCGGGCAAAGGTGAACGCTTCTCACAGGCTGGATTCATTCTGGCTGCCATTGGTAGTTCAGTGGGTCTCGGCAACATGTGGAAGTTTCCTTATATTACGGGAGAGAACGGGGGAGCTGCATTTTTCCTGCTCTTTATCGTCTGTCTCCTGTTGATTGGTCTACCCGTATTGCTGGCTGAGCTTGCGATTGGCCGCAGCGGCAGAGGAAGCGCGGCAACAGCCTTTATCAAGGCAGGTGGGCAAAAAGGGTGGCTTGCGGCTGGTTTGCTGCAAGTATTGACGCCGTTTATCATTCTTTCCTTTTATGTCATCATTGCAGGATGGACGCTGCAATATGCAGTGACGTCATTCAGCGGTACGCTGTATAACAATCCGGATTATGCTGGGCAATTTGGTGACTTTGTAGGCGGTTATATGCCGATTGTGTGGCAGCTGATTTCAGTTCTGATTACAGGCTGGATCGTAGCCAAAGGGGTATCGAATGGAATTGAGAAGTTTAACAAAGTGCTGATTCCGGCGATGCTGGTTCTGCTCATTATCCTGATGGTTCGTGCAGTGACTTTGCCAGGAGCTGGTGCGGGGGTTTCCTTCTTCCTGAATCCGGACTTCTCACAGCTCACGACTGAATCTGCGCTGGTTGCGCTTGGACATGCCTTTTTCTCCCTATCGCTGGGTATGGGTATTCTCGTGACATACGGTTCATATGTTGATAAAAATCAATCGCTCGGTGCAGCAACCGTTGCTGTCGGTGCGGGTGACCTGATCTATGCGTTCATTGCGGGTCTTATTATATTCCCAACGACCTTCTCCTTCGGAATTGCACCCGATCAGGGTCCGTCGCTGATCTTTATAGCTCTTCCGGCAGCCTTCTCGGCTATGCCGCTGGGCTTCGTGTTTGGCGGGTTGTTCTTCGTGCTTCTGGCGATTGCGGCATTAACGTCGGCGGTATCCTTGCTGGAAGTTCCGGTGAAATATTTCATGGAGAGATTGTCCTGGGGCCGAAGCCGCGCGGTATGGACCATTTCACTTGCCGTTTTCATCGTTGGGCTTCCTTCGGTATTGTCGCTCGGCTTGCTCCCTGAATGGACCATTGGCTCGAAGAGTGTGTTCGACTGGATGGACTTTGTAGCATCCAACATTTTACTTCCGATTGGTGGATTGCTGGTTACTATTTTTGCCGGATACTTCTGGAAAAAGGCTGCCGAAGCATCCGGCCTGCGTGCAGGCTGGTTCCGGGTATGGCTGTTCATGCTGCGTTATGTAGCGCCAATTCTGGTGCTTCTGGTTCTGCTGCACACCTCCGGTATTATTCACTTCTAA
- the rlmN gene encoding 23S rRNA (adenine(2503)-C(2))-methyltransferase RlmN, translating into MIKSSIYGLTLEQLRDWLPEHGQKKSRASRIWEWLYQERVHDFTEMTDVRQECLDVISEHFTMNSLSEHVKQESADGTVKFLLRMQDGNLIETVLMRQKYGLTVCVTTQVGCNIGCSFCASGLIKKSRDLSGGEIVEQIMHVQQYLDAAGQGERVTNVVVMGIGEPFDNFQNMTDFIEVIKHRKGLALAAKRITVSTSGLPDKIKEFADSNLQVNLAISLHAPNNELRTQIMKINRAFPIEQLMDAVDYYLATTNKRIMFEYILLRDVNDQREHAAELAELLSSRKSMVSINLIPYNPVDEHSQYQRSTEESILGFYDTLKKNNINATVRMEHGTDIDAACGQLRSKQMKNNATESQSGRLALG; encoded by the coding sequence ATGATTAAATCATCTATATATGGATTAACATTAGAGCAATTACGTGACTGGCTGCCGGAGCACGGACAGAAGAAATCCCGTGCTTCCCGCATCTGGGAATGGTTATATCAGGAGCGTGTGCACGATTTTACAGAGATGACAGACGTGCGTCAGGAATGTCTGGATGTCATTTCGGAGCACTTCACGATGAACTCACTGAGTGAACATGTGAAGCAGGAATCTGCTGACGGCACGGTGAAATTTCTGCTGCGTATGCAGGACGGCAATTTGATCGAAACGGTCTTAATGCGCCAAAAATACGGTCTCACTGTATGTGTAACCACTCAAGTGGGATGTAACATTGGTTGCAGCTTCTGCGCGAGCGGGCTGATCAAGAAGAGCCGCGATCTGTCCGGTGGTGAGATTGTGGAACAGATTATGCATGTACAACAGTATCTTGATGCAGCTGGTCAAGGCGAGCGGGTAACTAACGTAGTCGTGATGGGAATTGGCGAGCCGTTTGACAATTTCCAGAACATGACTGACTTCATCGAAGTGATCAAGCATCGTAAAGGACTGGCGCTTGCAGCGAAACGGATCACCGTATCCACGAGTGGGCTGCCTGACAAAATCAAGGAATTTGCAGACAGCAATCTGCAGGTTAATCTGGCGATCTCCCTGCACGCACCGAATAACGAACTGCGGACACAGATCATGAAGATCAACCGGGCCTTCCCGATTGAACAATTGATGGACGCGGTGGATTATTACCTGGCTACGACGAACAAGCGTATTATGTTTGAGTATATTTTGCTTCGGGACGTTAACGATCAGCGTGAACATGCGGCCGAACTGGCTGAACTGTTGTCCAGCCGCAAGAGTATGGTCAGTATCAACCTGATTCCGTACAATCCGGTGGATGAGCACAGTCAGTATCAACGGAGTACAGAAGAGTCCATTCTGGGCTTCTATGATACATTGAAAAAGAATAACATTAACGCAACTGTACGCATGGAACATGGTACCGATATCGATGCAGCCTGTGGACAATTGCGCAGTAAACAGATGAAAAATAACGCCACTGAATCTCAGTCAGGTCGTCTGGCTTTGGGATAA
- a CDS encoding GNAT family N-acetyltransferase: MNITIVEANNQELLDACFAIRTAIFVEEQGVPAEDEFDAYDALETEAKHILLFVDDVPAASSRLRIVENVAKLERICVMIDYRKHGLGRVLIDKLEQMALAQGLEKAKLHAQVQASGFYERLGYTAASDVFMEDGIPHLLMTKNLK, from the coding sequence ATGAATATAACTATTGTTGAAGCTAATAACCAGGAATTGCTCGACGCCTGCTTCGCCATTCGTACCGCTATTTTTGTTGAAGAGCAAGGGGTGCCGGCTGAAGACGAATTCGATGCTTATGATGCACTGGAGACGGAAGCAAAACATATTCTGCTCTTCGTAGACGACGTTCCTGCTGCTTCATCCAGACTGCGTATAGTCGAAAATGTTGCCAAATTGGAACGGATCTGTGTCATGATCGATTATCGGAAACATGGACTTGGTCGTGTGCTGATCGATAAGCTGGAGCAGATGGCTCTCGCTCAAGGGCTTGAGAAGGCCAAGCTGCACGCACAGGTACAAGCCTCAGGGTTCTATGAACGTCTTGGATACACGGCAGCCTCGGACGTATTCATGGAAGATGGCATTCCTCATCTGCTGATGACCAAGAACTTAAAATAA
- a CDS encoding MarR family winged helix-turn-helix transcriptional regulator: MTKKKEVLREIGMIARCLDSISNVEFQHLNLSRGQYLYLYRICENPGIIPNQLAELIKVDRTTAARAISKLEADGFVVKQSAMGNKKNKLLYPTDAGLEAWEFIRREGVHSDQVTLEGLTEEEIETAVNLLRRMRHNIEVDWKFVKKGGRRPYMDQSE, translated from the coding sequence ATGACTAAGAAAAAAGAAGTGCTCCGTGAAATCGGCATGATTGCCCGCTGTCTGGATTCGATCAGCAACGTTGAATTCCAACATTTAAACTTGTCTCGTGGACAGTATTTGTATCTTTATCGCATTTGTGAGAATCCCGGTATCATTCCCAACCAGCTCGCTGAACTAATCAAAGTGGATCGGACCACGGCGGCCAGAGCCATCAGCAAACTGGAAGCGGACGGGTTTGTCGTCAAACAGTCGGCAATGGGTAATAAGAAAAATAAGCTGTTATATCCGACTGATGCTGGTCTTGAAGCTTGGGAGTTTATTCGCAGGGAGGGTGTTCATTCCGATCAGGTAACGCTGGAGGGCTTAACGGAGGAAGAGATCGAGACAGCCGTTAATCTGCTGCGCCGTATGCGCCACAACATTGAGGTGGATTGGAAATTCGTCAAAAAGGGCGGCCGCCGGCCTTATATGGATCAATCTGAATGA
- a CDS encoding glycosyl hydrolase family 8: MNRKRLMWLVILAVSIAAAWIIFIKERFVINDPSPTVSFVQNHMTNSNGTLATYLQDASSEDPNIVAGREALSESIGLWMQYAVTKNDQVLFEQSYDLLTTYFLMPQNYIAWKLDADGTSHVTTNALGDDVRIVGALLKAADQWEQGREEKLATASDIVRTLTQSVQNKGYYVDFHDFSNGSSPDTLSLVYVDLQALHAMEQHEMLEPGTYIKYESLLKNMPDDGVFYPKTFNVVTKEYTYDDTVNLIDQLIVANHLTATDRRPDKLIAFLKKEFDTRHQLPGQYKRMGRTPAVSYESPSVYGLALLLAVQSSDPKWAKQLYNHMITFRSLDNAYPGGYVFDGDTHMFDNLFPLLGETELQKFLEK, translated from the coding sequence ATGAACCGGAAAAGACTAATGTGGTTGGTCATACTGGCAGTCAGTATAGCAGCAGCATGGATTATTTTCATAAAGGAGAGGTTTGTGATCAATGACCCATCTCCAACAGTCTCTTTTGTCCAGAATCATATGACCAACTCGAATGGCACTCTGGCCACCTATCTTCAGGATGCTTCGTCAGAAGATCCAAATATCGTGGCTGGTCGGGAGGCATTGTCTGAATCCATCGGACTGTGGATGCAATATGCCGTAACCAAGAACGATCAGGTGTTATTCGAGCAGAGTTATGATTTGTTAACGACCTATTTCCTGATGCCTCAAAACTATATTGCCTGGAAACTGGACGCGGATGGAACATCACATGTGACCACCAATGCGCTTGGCGATGATGTTCGAATCGTCGGGGCATTATTGAAGGCAGCAGATCAGTGGGAGCAGGGCCGGGAGGAGAAGCTGGCAACAGCCTCTGATATTGTCCGTACACTGACGCAATCCGTTCAGAACAAGGGATATTATGTTGATTTTCATGATTTCTCTAACGGCTCTTCCCCGGATACATTAAGTCTGGTTTATGTTGATCTGCAGGCGCTGCACGCGATGGAGCAGCATGAAATGCTGGAGCCCGGAACCTACATCAAATATGAATCCCTGCTGAAAAATATGCCGGATGACGGCGTATTTTACCCTAAAACCTTTAATGTTGTAACGAAAGAATATACATATGATGACACGGTCAACCTGATCGATCAGCTAATTGTCGCAAACCATCTAACGGCAACCGATCGGAGACCGGACAAGCTAATTGCCTTTTTGAAAAAAGAGTTCGATACCCGCCATCAGCTGCCGGGCCAATATAAACGTATGGGTCGTACACCCGCCGTATCCTATGAATCTCCATCTGTTTATGGACTTGCCCTGCTACTCGCTGTTCAATCCAGTGATCCAAAATGGGCCAAGCAGCTGTATAACCATATGATCACCTTTCGCAGTCTGGATAACGCTTATCCAGGAGGGTACGTATTTGATGGCGATACACATATGTTTGATAACCTGTTCCCTTTACTTGGCGAGACTGAATTACAAAAGTTTCTTGAAAAGTGA
- a CDS encoding diguanylate cyclase domain-containing protein → MRNKAPIRRIAWGYASLIGLAVIQQLVVYLKIYMNQSYTTLDVVFSIASLGALVLGFVIPVGVSVVAGFVYLVSYFVWLVTYADVNVLTFSWWLLIPANVAVAAFIKASLVRSARVMERLQELQERNPQIDPDTSLGNKEALADTVIKQSNLARRYSEQYGFSMAMFKIEFLPLVLESLGSVRYAQFLLELSNTIQKQIRYEDYKFYVDRGRFVIICPMTDAGYLPVLTGRIKKAMMDLQIIDKKGNELQTVIRSGALVFQKEQFGKYEDIDAVIAALERNTETDLIGEYI, encoded by the coding sequence ATGAGGAATAAAGCGCCCATTCGTCGTATTGCATGGGGATATGCCAGTTTGATCGGACTAGCCGTGATCCAGCAACTCGTTGTCTATCTTAAAATTTATATGAATCAGAGTTATACCACACTGGATGTGGTGTTCAGTATTGCATCGCTTGGTGCGCTGGTTCTTGGTTTTGTGATACCTGTCGGAGTGTCTGTCGTCGCCGGATTTGTATATCTGGTCTCTTACTTTGTCTGGCTTGTTACCTATGCGGATGTGAATGTGCTGACGTTCTCATGGTGGTTATTGATCCCGGCTAATGTGGCTGTGGCAGCTTTTATTAAGGCAAGTCTTGTGCGCAGTGCCCGTGTCATGGAACGTCTACAGGAGCTGCAGGAACGTAATCCGCAGATTGATCCGGATACATCCTTGGGTAACAAGGAAGCTCTTGCTGATACGGTCATTAAGCAAAGCAATCTTGCCAGACGTTATTCGGAGCAATATGGGTTCAGCATGGCTATGTTCAAGATTGAATTTTTGCCATTGGTACTGGAGTCACTTGGTTCCGTAAGATATGCACAGTTTCTGCTGGAGCTGTCCAATACGATCCAGAAGCAAATCCGGTATGAGGATTACAAGTTTTATGTGGATCGGGGACGGTTTGTGATCATTTGCCCGATGACCGATGCGGGGTACTTGCCAGTGCTTACAGGACGGATCAAAAAAGCGATGATGGACTTGCAGATAATTGATAAAAAAGGCAATGAACTACAGACGGTTATTCGATCCGGTGCACTGGTATTCCAGAAGGAACAGTTCGGCAAGTATGAGGATATTGATGCTGTTATTGCCGCGCTGGAACGGAACACGGAGACAGATCTCATTGGAGAGTATATATAA